The following coding sequences are from one Nymphaea colorata isolate Beijing-Zhang1983 unplaced genomic scaffold, ASM883128v2 scaffold0243, whole genome shotgun sequence window:
- the LOC116268373 gene encoding LOW QUALITY PROTEIN: ATP-dependent zinc metalloprotease FTSH 3, mitochondrial-like (The sequence of the model RefSeq protein was modified relative to this genomic sequence to represent the inferred CDS: inserted 6 bases in 5 codons; substituted 8 bases at 8 genomic stop codons), giving the protein MQEALDPNVGQSEIEELKKELHRMELRYASLIKEQAKILSEAERAIDKRETIEIRKESMGTERLNGPAKHCQRKKKFDITKNVNIKFTDVAGLHETKREVQEVVDFLKRPEKYHALGAXIPKGILLTGPPGTGKTLLXKACAGEAGVPFFSVSGSDFVXVFVGVGASRVRXTIPSAKXASPSIIFIDELDAVGKKXQNKMGSNDXRESTLNQLLVEMDGFGTNSAVIVMAATNRKEILDNALVRAGRFDRXVEVGLPDLRGRYEILLVHLTPLKLSPKFTKXEYAKRIAALTPGFSGAELANLCNXAAILAARCVKDVVEMMDFELSSXRVIGGVXRKGFVSIKEKKTVAYHESGHAVVSWFXEGADPLLKVTIIPRSKGALGFAQYFLNENQLQSKEDLLDRICFILGGRCAEQHFFNEVTTGAYDDLEKAYNLAHALVVKFGMDKELGYIAFPDIQYTKPYGEKVEALIDREIKKSLMNVRNAPSFDCQALAPHQKGQSLPPKGVHQLLPRQRSPLPYYNPLEDPYLSGFFSNYHVSRHLTRSGLIYSPRKEYPYSERRLTNFNKFLRSNSHIIPPTNILRRRDSYSRGKNLSQENPSDYQSTRSQLMKKLSDSDFLLTPPNLQMGDILSKRPSTTRGSQSSERAIHYKQRQGSNSKDR; this is encoded by the exons ATGCAGGAGGCTCTTGATCCCAACGTCGGCCAATCAGAAATCGAAGAACTCAAAAAGGAACTGCATCGCATGGAGCTGCGTTATGCCAGTCTCATCAAAGAACAAGCTAAGATCCTTTCCGAAGCCGAAAGAGCTATCGATAAGCGTGAGACCATCGAAATTCGCAAGGAAAGTATG GGCACCGAAAGGCTCAATGGGCCAGCCAAGCACTGCCAGCGAAAGAAGAAATTCGATATTACCAAGAACGTGAATATCAAATTCACGGATGTAGCTGGTCTTCACGAAACCAAGAGAGAAGTGCAAGAAGTCGTCGATTTCCTCAAAAGACCGGAAAAATACCATGCACTCGGTG ACATTCCAAAAGGAATCCTCCTTACAGGACCACCAGGAACAGGAAAGACGCTAT GCAAAGCATGCGCAGGTGAGGCAGGAGTGCCTTTCTTTTCAGTTTCAGGGTCAGACTTTGTCTAAGTTTTTGTAGGAGTGGGCGCGTCAAGAGTGAG GACTATTCCATCAGCCAAGTAGGCATCACCTTCCATTATCTTCATCGATGAGCTGGATGCAGTGGGCAAGA AGCAAAATAAGATGGGATCAAATGATTAACGCGAAAGCACACTCAATCAGCTGCTGGTGGAAATGGATGGATTCGGAACTAACAGTGCAGTCATCGTCATGGCTGCTACTAATCGCAAGGAAATCTTGGATAATGCTCTCGTGAGAGCTGGTCGTTTTGATCGCTAGGTAGAAGTTGGATTGCCTGATCTCAGAGGAAGATACGAGATCCTGCTGGTTCATCTTACTCCTCTCAAGCTCTCGCCCAAATTCACCAAATAAGAATACGCCAAGCGCATAGCCGCCCTCACTCCTGGCTTCAGCGGAGCAGAACTGGCCAACTTGTGCAACTAGGCCGCTATCCTAGCAGCTCGTTGCGTCAAGGATGTTGTCGAAATGATGGACTTCGAACTCTCCTCATAGCGAGTCATCGGCGGCGTCTAGCGTAAAGGCTTTGTATCGATAAAGGAGAAGAAGACTGTAGCATACCACGAGAGTGGACATGCAGTTGTATCATGGT TGGAAGGCGCTGATCCTCTGCTCAAGGTCACCATCATTCCAAGGTCAAAAGGAGCTCTAGGATTTGCCCAATACTTCTTGAATGAAAACCAACTGCAGTCAAAGGAAGACTTGTTGGACCGCATTTGCTTCATCCTTGGAGGTCGCTGCGCAGAGCAGCACTTTTTCAATGAGGTGACAACCGGCGCGTACGATGACTTGGAGAAGGCCTATAACTTGGCTCACGCGCTGGTGGTTAAGTTCGGCATGGACAAGGAGCTAGGGTATATTGCATTCCCAGATATCCAGTATACTAAGCCTTACGGTGAGAAGGTAGAGGCCCTCATCGACCGCGAAATCAAGAAATCATTGATGAATGTACGCAACGCACCAAGCTTTGATTGTCAAGCATTAGCACCACATCAAAAG GGCCAATCACTCCCCCCGAAAGGAGTTCATCAACTCCTACCACGTCAACGAAGTCCTCTCCCCTACTACAACCCGCTTGAAGACCCCTACCTCAGCGGATTCTTTAGCAACTATCACGTGTCGCGCCATCTCACCCGCTCCGGCCTCATCTACAGTCCCCGCAAGGAGTACCCCTACTCCGAACGCCGCCTCACCAACTTCAACAAATTCCTCAGAAGCAACTCGCACATCATCCCGCCCACCAATATCCTCCGCCGCAGGGACAGCTACTCCAGGGGGAAAAACCTCAGCCAGGAGAATCCGAGTGACTACCAGTCCACTCGCAGCCAGCTCATGAAAAAGCTCTCGGATAGTGACTTTTTGCTGACTCCTCCCAACCTGCAGATGGGGGACATTCTATCGAAAAGACCATCGACTACTCGCGGGAGCCAATCATCGGAACGGGCCATCCACTATAAGCAGAGGCAGGGGTCCAACAGTAAGGACAGGTGA
- the LOC116268374 gene encoding uncharacterized protein LOC116268374 yields MGVVSEGDYGIPKGIWSSFPVTYGDKPEEQFKNADVIVFIGGFPRKPGMERKDLMHQNKLIFVEQSKALKVASPDVKCVVVANPANSNTVMLSHFAPHVKKENITCLTRLDHNRAIAQIAGKTGAKETEIEGVYIFGNHSLTQYPCINNIKVKGKPISDYADKEWLTKTYIPKVQKRGGEILSVRGGSSVFSAANAVIDHLRDWYLGSDRVTSMGIVSEGDYGIPKGLWTSLPVRCKGNFKYEIVRDVPLSDFCKGKIAETVKELEEEYYFYFQK; encoded by the exons ATGGGTGTTGTGAGCGAGGGAGATTACGGCATTCCTAAAGGCATTTGGAGCAGTTTCCCA GTGACCTATGGTGACAAGCCAGAGGAACAGTTCAAGAACGCCGATGTGATCGTGTTCATCGGAGGATTCCCCAGAAAGCCaggaatggaaaggaaggatCTTATGCATCAAAACAAACTGATCTTTGTGGAACAATCCAAGGCCTTGAAGGTGGCAAGCCCCGATGTCAAGTGCGTTGTGGTTGCCAATCCCGCCAACTCTAACACCGTGATGCTCAGCCACTTCGCTCCCCACGTCAAGAAGGAGAACATCACCTGCCTCACCAGGCTCGACCACAACCGCGCCATCGCCCAAATCGCCGGCAAGACTGGAGCCAAGGAGACCGAAATCGAAGGAGTCTATATCTTCGGAAACCACTCCCTCACCCAATACCCCTGCATTAACAACATCAAGGTCAAGGGAAAACCCATCTCTGACTACGCTGATAAAGAATGGCTCACCAAGACCTACATCCCCAAGGTccagaagagaggaggagagatcCTGTCCGTCAGAGGAGGAAGCTCAGTCTTCTCCGCTGCCAACGCCGTCATTGACCACCTCAGAGATTGGTATCTTGGCTCTGACAGAGTCACCTCTATGGGTATCGTCTCTGAAGGAGATTACGGAATCCCCAAGGGACTCTGGACCAGTCTGCCAGTGCGCTGCAAGGGCAACTTCAAGTACGAGATCGTGAGAGATGTTCCTCTTTCTGATTTCTGCAAGGGAAAGATTGCGGAGACTGTGAAGGAGCTTGAAGAGGAGTATTACTTCTACTTCCAGAAATGA